From a region of the Paenibacillus lutimineralis genome:
- the mutL gene encoding DNA mismatch repair endonuclease MutL, which translates to MAKIVVLDEHIANQIAAGEVVERPASVVKELVENAIDAGATSIEVQAEEGGLSLIRVIDKGSGIDPDDCEAAFYRHATSKLLQGRDLFQIRSLGFRGEALPSIAAVAKVRLVTANSDQGLGRAIEIEGGSLKLNEEIATPQGTDITVKELFYNTPARLKYMKTIQTELGHISDVMYRQALSHPEIAFTFRHNGNTLLQSQGGGDLLQVIAAIYGVNTSKGMVAIEAENLDYHLTGYIGRPELTRSNRSGMSTIVNGRYIRNQGLHQAVLRAYHTLLPINRYPLGVLMLDMHPSLVDVNVHPAKLEVRFSKEPELNGFIEESIRSLLSEQVLIPQVVKQNIGRGNTQAVIQEQFHFTRPEVTKDAEEGREGTSGAVGGSAASDVSGGVDNAAAREQAAAGREAAPASGGAAGPGAGAGYSAPAGGSAAAYALREQAAGGYASGSGGGASAAAASRRPAASGAYAERAPGAASPGSYAPGGRGQAAPAARGAAPRALYGAPQEAPELPAFPELELIGQHHGTYLIAQNQEGLYLIDQHAAHERVNYEYYYEKFGHPADASQELLLPITLEFTPSDSEKLKERLSWFERVGVILEHFGGGTFRVVSHPYWFPSGEETSIIEEMAEWVLSERAIDLSKLREKSSTLVSCKASIKANQKITVEEADTLLQRLAACKQPYTCPHGRPIIISFSNYDLEKLFKRVM; encoded by the coding sequence ATGGCTAAAATTGTAGTCCTAGATGAGCATATTGCCAATCAGATCGCCGCAGGGGAAGTAGTAGAAAGGCCCGCCTCTGTGGTGAAAGAGCTGGTGGAGAATGCAATCGACGCAGGTGCTACGAGCATCGAGGTACAGGCGGAGGAAGGGGGACTGTCCCTGATTCGGGTCATCGATAAAGGCTCAGGGATCGATCCTGACGACTGTGAGGCGGCGTTCTATCGTCATGCGACGAGCAAGCTGCTGCAGGGCCGCGACTTGTTCCAAATCCGCAGCCTTGGCTTCCGAGGCGAGGCTCTGCCAAGTATCGCCGCTGTTGCCAAGGTAAGATTGGTTACGGCAAATAGCGATCAGGGCTTGGGACGGGCTATTGAGATCGAAGGCGGGAGTTTGAAGCTGAACGAAGAAATCGCCACCCCCCAAGGAACAGATATTACCGTTAAGGAATTGTTCTACAACACGCCGGCAAGGCTGAAATATATGAAGACGATTCAGACCGAACTCGGTCATATCTCTGATGTCATGTATCGGCAGGCGCTCTCCCATCCAGAGATTGCGTTCACCTTCCGCCACAACGGAAATACGCTGCTGCAAAGCCAAGGTGGCGGGGATCTGCTGCAGGTTATTGCGGCGATCTATGGAGTGAATACTTCTAAGGGAATGGTGGCCATCGAGGCGGAAAACCTGGATTACCACTTAACTGGTTATATTGGCCGACCTGAGCTGACACGCTCGAATCGCAGCGGAATGTCGACGATCGTTAACGGCAGATATATCCGTAATCAGGGCTTGCATCAGGCAGTCCTTCGCGCCTATCACACGCTGCTGCCGATTAATCGCTATCCGCTTGGCGTGCTGATGTTGGACATGCATCCCTCACTGGTCGATGTCAATGTGCATCCGGCCAAGCTGGAGGTGCGATTCAGTAAGGAGCCGGAGCTAAATGGCTTCATTGAGGAGAGCATCCGCTCCCTGTTGTCTGAGCAGGTGCTGATTCCCCAGGTGGTGAAGCAGAACATCGGCAGAGGCAACACCCAGGCTGTGATTCAAGAACAGTTCCACTTCACGCGTCCTGAGGTGACGAAGGACGCAGAGGAGGGCCGCGAGGGAACAAGCGGCGCTGTTGGTGGTTCGGCCGCCAGTGATGTGTCGGGCGGCGTGGATAATGCGGCCGCTCGCGAGCAGGCGGCCGCCGGCCGGGAAGCCGCGCCAGCCTCCGGCGGCGCGGCAGGGCCGGGCGCAGGCGCTGGCTACAGCGCGCCTGCCGGGGGCAGCGCAGCCGCTTACGCGCTGCGCGAACAAGCCGCGGGCGGCTACGCCAGCGGCAGCGGCGGCGGTGCATCCGCCGCTGCGGCCAGCCGCCGCCCGGCGGCATCCGGCGCGTACGCAGAGCGTGCGCCGGGAGCGGCCAGCCCGGGTAGCTATGCCCCGGGCGGCCGGGGGCAGGCCGCGCCAGCTGCAAGAGGCGCGGCGCCGCGGGCGCTGTACGGCGCTCCGCAGGAAGCGCCGGAGTTGCCGGCCTTCCCTGAGCTGGAGCTGATCGGTCAGCATCACGGCACATACCTGATTGCACAAAATCAGGAAGGCCTATACCTGATCGACCAACATGCCGCGCATGAGCGCGTGAATTACGAATATTACTATGAGAAATTCGGGCATCCAGCAGATGCTTCTCAAGAGTTGCTGCTGCCGATTACCCTCGAATTTACGCCATCTGACAGCGAGAAGCTGAAGGAGAGATTGTCCTGGTTCGAAAGGGTCGGAGTTATCCTCGAACACTTCGGCGGAGGAACCTTCCGCGTCGTATCACACCCATACTGGTTCCCGAGCGGTGAAGAAACTTCGATCATCGAGGAGATGGCGGAATGGGTGCTTAGCGAACGAGCGATCGACCTCTCCAAGCTGCGGGAGAAATCATCTACCTTAGTATCCTGCAAGGCCTCGATTAAGGCGAATCAGAAGATTACGGTGGAAGAGGCAGATACTTTATTGCAGCGGCTTGCCGCCTGCAAGCAGCCTTATACTTGTCCGCACGGACGGCCAATCATTATTTCATTCTCGAATTATGATCTGGAGAAGTTGTTCAAGCGGGTTATGTGA
- a CDS encoding transglycosylase domain-containing protein: MSTKRPSRLERSSKPSHKPAKPKGTKKRKLTARRIMWTLFFTVAIAIICAIAGYLYITVNGERILSENEDKMFIYETSKVYDRNGNMMGELSVDRSEPVDSDKIPDLVKKAFVATEDRRFYEHKGVDLWSIGRAAVKDVMARSLVEGGSTITQQLAKNIFLSRDKTFFRKATEMSIAMALENHKTKDEIITLYLNRIFFGQKAYGIKAASQRYFGVSNLEDLELWQIASLAAIPKGPSKYNPVSNPELSKQRRAVVLDLMFEQGYISAEERDEAKAVDYDYTPPVKNESYLAFKDYVIKEAEEKYGLTEDDLNRGGYKIYTTMDAQAQKAVEKAFDNDDFFEKSKDDQPVQASIVIMNHENGSLIALLGGRDYQRKGFSRIESRRQPGSAFKPIVSYGPALESGKFNVNSQISNEKQCFGDYCPRNLHGYSKTIDLTTALTKSENIPAVWLLNQVGVKTGVKYAEEMGIKMDKNDTNLAIALGGLTYGTNTMEMAGAFSVYANGGEYNEPYSIKLIKDHDGKDLFKYNPPKPKRVFSETTAYHMTQMLQNVVNDGTGRRAKIDRPLAGKTGTTQHGIPGLKSSKNRDVWFVGYTPEWTAAIWEGYDNPDKNHLLNGSSGQAASLFSTIMKEALKGVPVKDFPVPSSLEKTPEPPPEEVQITAPTDLNGSYDEGTGTITLNWTGVDQPGVNYRIYKREATAAEFTRYMDVVTTSAEDLTVTPGTDYEYYVTVYDPSSDAESQPSNIAQVSVPAEDSGGEGEIIPPPDGGNTSNPGEGGNGEVTPPPSGGTGESGNGGSQVPPGGEGTGPGNGSGTESGSGGNDGSEPSGTTPTEPGGTNPPDSGTDQSGNSTGGQNSGTSGM, encoded by the coding sequence ATGTCTACTAAGAGACCTTCCAGACTGGAAAGGAGCAGCAAGCCGAGTCACAAGCCGGCCAAGCCGAAGGGAACAAAAAAGAGAAAACTTACGGCAAGACGGATTATGTGGACGTTATTTTTCACCGTAGCGATAGCCATTATATGTGCGATTGCGGGATATCTCTATATTACCGTCAACGGTGAGAGGATCCTAAGCGAGAATGAAGATAAGATGTTTATTTATGAAACTTCGAAGGTATATGACCGCAATGGAAATATGATGGGTGAATTGTCGGTGGACCGCAGCGAGCCTGTAGATTCCGATAAAATCCCTGATCTTGTTAAAAAAGCATTTGTAGCTACAGAAGATAGACGCTTCTATGAACATAAAGGCGTTGACCTATGGTCTATCGGACGCGCTGCTGTGAAAGACGTCATGGCCCGTTCACTCGTTGAAGGGGGCAGTACGATTACGCAACAGCTCGCCAAGAACATCTTCTTAAGCCGCGACAAGACCTTCTTCCGTAAAGCAACCGAAATGTCGATTGCGATGGCACTCGAGAACCACAAGACGAAGGATGAGATCATTACACTCTATTTGAACCGGATTTTCTTCGGTCAGAAAGCGTATGGAATCAAGGCCGCGTCACAGCGTTATTTCGGAGTTAGCAACTTGGAAGATCTGGAGCTGTGGCAAATCGCCTCTTTGGCGGCCATTCCAAAGGGCCCGTCCAAGTACAATCCGGTATCCAATCCGGAACTGTCCAAACAGCGTCGGGCAGTTGTACTTGATCTAATGTTTGAGCAAGGTTATATTTCGGCCGAGGAACGTGATGAAGCGAAAGCTGTGGATTATGACTATACTCCACCAGTGAAGAATGAGAGCTACCTGGCTTTCAAGGATTATGTCATTAAGGAAGCTGAGGAGAAATACGGGTTGACGGAAGACGACCTGAACCGCGGCGGATATAAGATTTATACAACGATGGACGCTCAGGCACAGAAAGCTGTTGAGAAAGCGTTCGACAACGATGATTTCTTTGAGAAGAGTAAGGATGATCAGCCGGTTCAGGCTTCGATCGTCATTATGAATCATGAGAATGGCAGCTTGATTGCTCTGCTGGGCGGACGCGACTATCAGCGCAAAGGCTTCAGTCGTATTGAAAGCCGCAGACAGCCTGGTTCAGCCTTTAAACCGATCGTATCCTATGGCCCTGCGCTGGAGTCCGGCAAGTTCAACGTGAACTCGCAGATCAGCAATGAGAAGCAGTGCTTCGGCGACTATTGTCCGCGCAACTTGCATGGTTATTCCAAGACGATCGATTTGACCACGGCACTGACGAAGTCCGAGAATATCCCGGCCGTATGGTTATTAAATCAGGTTGGGGTTAAGACAGGTGTGAAGTATGCCGAGGAAATGGGCATCAAAATGGATAAGAATGACACCAACCTGGCGATTGCGCTGGGTGGTCTCACTTATGGTACGAATACAATGGAAATGGCTGGAGCCTTCAGCGTGTATGCGAATGGCGGGGAGTATAACGAACCGTATTCCATCAAGCTGATTAAGGATCATGACGGCAAGGATCTGTTCAAATACAATCCGCCGAAGCCAAAGCGGGTATTTAGCGAGACAACCGCTTATCATATGACGCAGATGCTGCAGAACGTTGTTAATGATGGTACAGGTCGACGTGCTAAAATCGATCGTCCGCTTGCTGGTAAGACGGGGACGACCCAGCATGGTATTCCAGGTCTGAAGAGCAGTAAGAACCGTGACGTTTGGTTTGTCGGATACACGCCAGAATGGACAGCTGCGATCTGGGAGGGTTATGACAATCCGGATAAGAACCATCTGTTGAACGGCAGCAGTGGTCAAGCCGCGTCATTGTTCTCGACCATCATGAAGGAAGCACTCAAAGGTGTTCCAGTGAAAGATTTCCCTGTTCCTTCCAGCTTGGAGAAGACTCCAGAGCCACCACCGGAAGAAGTTCAGATTACAGCTCCTACTGATTTGAACGGTTCTTATGATGAGGGTACGGGAACAATCACTCTGAATTGGACGGGTGTAGATCAGCCTGGTGTGAACTATCGCATTTACAAGAGAGAGGCTACGGCAGCGGAATTTACACGTTATATGGATGTGGTCACCACTTCAGCCGAAGACCTGACTGTGACGCCAGGAACCGATTATGAGTATTATGTAACGGTCTACGATCCGTCGAGCGACGCAGAGAGTCAACCGTCGAACATCGCTCAGGTCTCGGTACCTGCTGAAGATAGCGGTGGAGAGGGCGAAATCATTCCGCCTCCAGATGGCGGTAATACGTCAAATCCTGGTGAAGGCGGCAACGGTGAAGTGACGCCTCCACCTAGTGGGGGAACAGGTGAGTCCGGTAATGGCGGTAGTCAGGTGCCTCCTGGCGGTGAAGGAACAGGGCCAGGGAACGGTAGCGGAACTGAGTCCGGCAGTGGAGGCAACGATGGAAGTGAACCGAGTGGGACTACACCAACTGAGCCTGGGGGCACCAATCCACCGGATTCAGGTACCGACCAATCCGGGAACAGTACAGGCGGCCAGAATAGCGGCACCAGTGGAATGTAG
- a CDS encoding DUF402 domain-containing protein — MKRKFGDRANWRRVTQRQFKSKYVEGDTFTGYATFYGINALRDPLWKTYGGHTFRIADKGYTWLQYYPKGAHYVVTAMFDDRGSIVEWYIDVCKTQGVTDQGVPWFDDLYLDIVVLKNGEVFLLDEDELDDALSRGLISVRDYDLAKETARDVMKLIKNQAFPYFAMSLEHYRTGYVQSDSSNPGG; from the coding sequence ATGAAGCGAAAATTCGGAGATCGTGCGAACTGGCGCCGCGTGACCCAGCGCCAGTTCAAATCGAAGTATGTTGAAGGTGACACATTTACAGGTTATGCCACGTTTTATGGCATTAACGCCCTGCGGGACCCTCTTTGGAAGACGTATGGAGGTCATACCTTTCGCATTGCCGATAAGGGATACACCTGGCTTCAATACTATCCTAAAGGAGCCCACTATGTAGTAACTGCGATGTTTGATGATCGTGGAAGCATTGTGGAATGGTATATCGACGTATGTAAAACCCAGGGTGTAACGGATCAGGGTGTCCCATGGTTTGATGATTTGTACTTAGATATTGTTGTTCTGAAGAACGGTGAGGTGTTCTTGCTAGATGAAGATGAACTGGATGATGCACTGAGCCGGGGCCTTATCAGTGTCAGAGACTATGATTTGGCGAAGGAGACGGCCCGCGACGTGATGAAATTGATTAAGAATCAAGCGTTCCCTTATTTTGCGATGTCGCTTGAGCATTACCGGACCGGCTACGTTCAATCTGATTCTAGCAATCCTGGAGGTTAA
- the miaA gene encoding tRNA (adenosine(37)-N6)-dimethylallyltransferase MiaA, translating to MINDKPNLLVLVGPTAVGKTKLSIEIAKAFSCEIISGDSMQVYRGMDIGTAKIQSSEMEGIPHHLIDVLNPDEPFSVAQFQDSCRQLIPEIGERGKLPFIVGGTGLYVESVCYEYQFTDTGADEGFRSQMQNIADEEGNEALHARLAAVDPQSAERLHPNDVRRVIRALEIYHMSGTTLSSQLESQNKQSPYNLCIIGLTMDRQMLYNRIEQRIDEMMDAGLVNEVRSLLGRGFTRNLISMQGLGYKEILEHLEDGVPLEDAVTKLKRDTRRFAKRQLSWFRHMKDISWVDVTDHKNFSGNLEAVRAIIAGKFQLNLEYKSKY from the coding sequence ATGATTAACGACAAACCGAACTTGCTCGTACTGGTCGGCCCGACAGCGGTCGGCAAGACGAAGCTGAGCATTGAGATCGCCAAGGCCTTCTCCTGTGAGATCATATCCGGTGACTCTATGCAAGTATATCGTGGTATGGACATCGGCACTGCCAAAATACAGTCTTCCGAAATGGAAGGAATCCCCCACCATTTGATCGATGTGCTGAATCCGGATGAACCATTCTCGGTAGCGCAGTTTCAGGATAGCTGCCGGCAGTTGATCCCCGAGATTGGGGAGCGAGGCAAGTTGCCGTTCATTGTCGGAGGAACGGGCCTGTATGTCGAATCTGTCTGTTATGAGTATCAATTCACAGATACAGGTGCCGACGAAGGATTCCGGTCACAGATGCAGAATATAGCTGATGAGGAAGGGAATGAGGCGCTGCACGCGAGATTGGCGGCTGTCGATCCGCAATCCGCAGAGAGACTGCATCCTAATGATGTGCGCCGGGTAATCCGGGCTCTAGAAATTTATCATATGAGCGGGACGACTTTATCCTCCCAGCTGGAGTCACAAAATAAGCAGTCTCCGTACAACTTATGCATCATCGGTTTGACAATGGACCGTCAAATGCTATATAACCGTATTGAGCAGCGAATCGATGAGATGATGGATGCTGGACTTGTAAATGAGGTCAGAAGTTTGCTCGGACGGGGCTTCACCCGGAACCTTATTTCTATGCAGGGGTTAGGCTACAAGGAGATTCTCGAGCACTTGGAAGACGGGGTTCCTTTAGAGGATGCTGTGACCAAGTTGAAGCGGGATACGAGACGATTCGCCAAGAGACAGCTCTCCTGGTTTCGGCATATGAAGGATATTTCCTGGGTGGATGTGACCGATCATAAAAATTTTTCCGGGAATTTAGAGGCTGTACGTGCTATAATAGCAGGAAAGTTTCAATTAAATCTTGAATATAAATCTAAATACTAA
- a CDS encoding AAA family ATPase: MSGRVMARSGPPEERPSRQINIVLRNSDPPVVSQSVPDSEAHPTAKVMPQNSLFTDLQKELDGLVGLDHIKELMYEIFALLQIASMRSEAGLLSGAQVFHMVFKGNPGTGKTTVARLVAKFFQKMGILSKGHLIEVERADLVGEYIGHTAQKTRDLVKKAMGGILFVDEAYSLARGGEKDFGKEAIDTLVKAMEDSKNQFILILAGYCDEMDFFLDTNPGLPSRFPIVMEFPDYTIDQLIQIAEGMAKERDYILMPQAIVKLKQHLLREKMEGEHVFSNARHVRNVIERSIRHQAVRILNQYSGGSPGKLELMTIRTEDLKLDK; the protein is encoded by the coding sequence ATGTCAGGGCGAGTAATGGCCAGAAGTGGCCCTCCTGAGGAGAGGCCTTCAAGACAAATCAATATTGTTCTGCGCAATTCGGATCCGCCGGTTGTCTCGCAGAGCGTTCCGGACAGTGAAGCTCATCCAACTGCCAAGGTTATGCCCCAGAATAGTCTGTTTACAGATTTGCAGAAGGAATTGGACGGACTGGTCGGATTGGATCATATTAAAGAATTAATGTATGAGATATTTGCACTCCTGCAAATCGCCTCAATGCGCTCCGAAGCTGGACTGCTGTCCGGGGCGCAGGTGTTCCATATGGTCTTCAAAGGCAATCCGGGAACCGGCAAGACGACCGTCGCCCGATTAGTGGCTAAATTTTTTCAGAAAATGGGTATCCTCAGCAAAGGTCATCTGATCGAGGTGGAACGGGCGGACCTTGTAGGAGAATATATTGGGCATACGGCCCAGAAGACTCGTGATTTGGTCAAGAAGGCGATGGGTGGTATTCTGTTTGTGGACGAAGCCTATAGTCTGGCTCGCGGCGGTGAGAAGGATTTTGGTAAGGAAGCTATCGATACGTTGGTAAAAGCAATGGAAGATTCGAAGAACCAGTTCATCTTGATCCTTGCGGGGTATTGCGACGAGATGGATTTCTTCTTGGACACCAATCCGGGATTGCCTTCACGCTTCCCGATTGTGATGGAGTTTCCAGACTATACGATCGATCAGTTGATCCAGATCGCGGAAGGAATGGCCAAGGAGCGCGACTATATTCTGATGCCACAGGCGATTGTCAAATTGAAGCAGCATCTGCTGCGTGAGAAGATGGAAGGCGAGCATGTGTTCAGCAATGCCAGACATGTCCGTAATGTCATTGAGCGTTCGATTCGCCATCAGGCTGTGCGTATTCTGAATCAATATAGCGGTGGTTCGCCCGGTAAATTGGAGTTAATGACGATTCGTACCGAGGACTTGAAGCTTGATAAGTAA
- a CDS encoding MerR family transcriptional regulator, giving the protein MSDEIRRNMALFPIGIVMKLTDLTARQIRYYEQHELIVPARTSGNQRLFSFNDVERLLEIKALIDKGVNIAGIKQVIAPANGESEEATVMTRDTEEKRKEIPTSELYRMLKQELFTKQRPGQVSLIQGELSRYFKLK; this is encoded by the coding sequence ATGAGTGACGAAATTCGCAGAAATATGGCCTTGTTTCCGATTGGTATCGTGATGAAGCTTACGGATTTAACAGCTCGGCAAATTCGTTATTACGAACAGCATGAGTTGATTGTACCCGCGCGCACATCCGGGAACCAACGTCTGTTTTCCTTTAATGATGTGGAACGTCTGCTCGAGATTAAAGCCTTGATTGATAAGGGAGTTAATATTGCTGGTATTAAGCAGGTGATTGCTCCGGCTAATGGCGAATCTGAAGAAGCAACTGTAATGACGCGGGACACTGAAGAAAAACGCAAGGAAATACCGACTTCTGAGCTCTATCGTATGCTGAAGCAGGAATTGTTCACGAAGCAACGTCCTGGTCAGGTTTCATTAATCCAGGGGGAATTATCCCGCTACTTTAAATTAAAATAA
- a CDS encoding class I SAM-dependent methyltransferase, with protein MIITTGDHSAAEPVQRAMALSKKSGARFVPRNRTSLTKLAKRYGDDDILVILEGGARLHRTGSEPLTFHPSMAFVRAKRLLRGEPDTMLEAAGVRPGDKIIDCTAGLGADSSVFSLGTGPSGHVISLEDSLSLWALLTEGLTYYESGVAEYNAALRRIETRHVHHLQALRGMPDKSADIVYFDPMFRDPIMESAAISPLRTFANNEGLSQETVQEACRVARRSVVLKEKKGSEEFARLGFQEVGRAHTKIVYGVISLDD; from the coding sequence TTGATTATAACAACAGGTGATCATAGCGCTGCGGAGCCGGTGCAGCGCGCTATGGCCCTCTCCAAGAAATCAGGGGCCAGATTCGTTCCGCGAAATCGGACGTCTCTGACCAAATTGGCTAAACGCTACGGAGATGACGATATTCTCGTTATTCTGGAGGGTGGTGCAAGGCTGCACCGGACTGGGTCCGAGCCGCTTACCTTCCATCCCAGCATGGCTTTCGTCCGGGCGAAGCGCCTGCTTCGCGGCGAGCCGGACACGATGCTCGAAGCGGCTGGCGTACGTCCTGGCGATAAGATTATCGATTGCACGGCTGGGCTGGGCGCTGATTCTTCGGTGTTCTCGCTGGGCACTGGGCCTTCTGGGCATGTTATCTCCCTGGAGGATTCCTTATCTCTCTGGGCGCTGCTAACGGAAGGACTCACTTATTATGAGTCGGGCGTAGCTGAATATAATGCAGCGCTGCGGAGGATCGAGACCAGACATGTCCATCACTTACAGGCGCTTCGGGGGATGCCCGACAAGAGTGCGGATATTGTCTATTTCGATCCCATGTTCCGCGATCCAATTATGGAATCGGCAGCCATCTCTCCGCTTCGTACTTTTGCCAACAATGAAGGGCTAAGTCAGGAGACGGTTCAGGAAGCCTGCCGGGTTGCCCGCAGAAGCGTCGTGCTGAAAGAGAAGAAGGGGAGCGAAGAGTTTGCAAGACTTGGCTTCCAGGAGGTTGGACGTGCTCATACCAAAATTGTTTACGGAGTGATTTCACTTGATGATTAA
- a CDS encoding YdcF family protein: MAQYRKSSPYVGNRRRSKSKFVWVLRVGLTCILIGILWSVYALAQIGSVYRNTAATTAASEPSDVGIILGAAMWGDQPSPGLQERLEQGLADYKAGRFHTFILTGGLDKPDYRYTEAEGMAIYLEQHGVPKEAILLENKATSTYENLKFSKEIMEEQGLTSAVIITHTFHGNRSYEIAKALDYSSPKLSLTETHVLKRVPTILREILAYTKWKIDSVLLAIGWK, from the coding sequence ATGGCTCAATACCGCAAAAGTTCGCCGTATGTTGGGAACAGAAGAAGGAGCAAGAGCAAATTCGTCTGGGTTCTGCGTGTTGGGCTGACATGCATTCTAATCGGCATTTTATGGTCGGTTTACGCACTGGCCCAGATCGGCAGCGTATACAGGAATACGGCTGCGACTACTGCAGCTTCGGAGCCTTCAGATGTAGGTATTATACTTGGTGCAGCGATGTGGGGCGATCAGCCTAGTCCGGGGCTGCAAGAGCGGCTTGAGCAAGGGCTCGCGGATTACAAGGCAGGCCGCTTCCACACCTTCATACTGACGGGCGGGCTGGACAAGCCTGACTACCGTTACACAGAAGCGGAGGGAATGGCGATCTATCTCGAGCAGCACGGCGTTCCGAAGGAAGCGATCCTGCTTGAGAACAAAGCGACCAGCACCTATGAGAATTTAAAATTCAGCAAGGAGATTATGGAGGAGCAGGGGCTAACATCGGCTGTCATTATCACTCATACATTTCACGGCAACCGATCTTATGAGATTGCTAAAGCGCTGGATTATTCCAGTCCCAAGCTATCGCTCACGGAGACTCATGTACTTAAGCGTGTTCCTACCATCCTGCGTGAAATTTTAGCTTATACGAAATGGAAGATAGATTCTGTATTGCTCGCTATTGGCTGGAAATGA
- a CDS encoding aminotransferase class I/II-fold pyridoxal phosphate-dependent enzyme — translation MAVFSEDIVTRMEEAERQAEQQFRVIDRIVDRNQFKVIEAFQKHHVSDFHFAGSTGYAYNDRGREVLDLVYADVFGAEAALVRPHFASGTHTISTALFGVLRPGDELLYITGKPYDTLHKVIGKPGDGTGSLQDFGITYDDVALLADGTVDWGTVADKLTPQTKVIGIQRSRGYDWRDSFTVEQIGEMVKRVKSLSPNCIVFVDNCYGEFTEEQEPTEVGADLIAGSLIKNPGGGLAETGGYICGRAELVELAANRLTAPGIGGEVGAMLGTTRGIYQGLFLAPTIVGQAVKGSILAAALFERVGFDSKPRWNDKRTDLIQAISFSSSEHLIAFVQGIQRAAAVDGHVVPEPWDMPGYEHPVIMAAGTFIQGGSLELSADAPIREPYIAYMQGGLTYSHVKFGLLTALQTMKDRHLL, via the coding sequence ATGGCGGTATTTTCAGAAGACATAGTAACTAGGATGGAAGAGGCAGAGCGTCAAGCTGAACAGCAGTTCCGTGTAATCGATCGTATTGTGGACAGGAATCAGTTCAAAGTGATTGAAGCTTTTCAGAAGCATCATGTGAGTGATTTTCATTTCGCAGGTTCGACCGGCTATGCTTATAATGACCGAGGGCGTGAAGTACTGGACCTCGTCTACGCAGATGTGTTCGGCGCAGAGGCGGCGCTGGTGCGCCCGCATTTTGCTTCCGGTACGCATACAATCTCTACAGCGCTTTTTGGCGTGCTGCGTCCGGGAGATGAGCTGCTCTATATAACTGGCAAGCCATATGATACGCTACATAAGGTGATCGGCAAGCCTGGTGATGGAACGGGTTCTTTACAGGATTTTGGAATCACGTATGATGATGTGGCATTGCTGGCTGACGGAACGGTCGACTGGGGTACGGTGGCCGATAAACTAACACCCCAGACGAAGGTGATCGGTATCCAGCGTTCGCGCGGATATGATTGGAGAGATTCGTTCACCGTAGAGCAAATTGGTGAGATGGTGAAGCGTGTGAAGTCATTGTCCCCGAACTGCATCGTTTTTGTCGATAATTGCTATGGGGAATTTACTGAGGAGCAGGAGCCGACAGAAGTAGGGGCCGATCTGATTGCAGGCTCTCTAATAAAAAATCCTGGCGGAGGGCTGGCCGAGACCGGCGGATATATTTGCGGACGAGCTGAGCTTGTGGAGCTGGCAGCGAATCGCCTGACTGCGCCGGGTATCGGTGGAGAAGTCGGTGCGATGCTGGGTACGACTCGGGGGATTTACCAGGGGTTGTTCTTGGCTCCAACGATCGTAGGACAAGCCGTCAAGGGAAGTATTCTGGCTGCAGCCCTATTCGAGAGAGTTGGCTTTGATAGCAAGCCGCGCTGGAATGATAAGCGGACAGATCTGATCCAAGCGATCTCCTTCAGCAGCTCGGAGCATTTAATTGCTTTTGTTCAAGGCATTCAGCGTGCAGCAGCAGTAGACGGGCATGTTGTACCTGAGCCATGGGATATGCCGGGGTATGAGCATCCAGTCATTATGGCAGCAGGAACCTTTATTCAAGGGGGAAGTCTCGAGCTATCCGCGGATGCGCCGATTCGTGAACCTTATATTGCTTATATGCAGGGCGGACTTACCTACTCCCACGTTAAGTTCGGTCTGTTGACCGCATTGCAGACGATGAAGGATCGTCATCTACTATAA
- the hfq gene encoding RNA chaperone Hfq, which produces MNKSINIQDTFLNQLRKENIPVTVFLTNGFQIRGTIKAFDNFTIVIDSDGRQQMVYKHAISTFQPQRNVSLMQESAGEV; this is translated from the coding sequence ATGAACAAATCCATTAACATCCAAGATACATTTTTGAACCAGCTTCGCAAAGAAAATATACCCGTAACCGTATTTTTGACGAACGGCTTCCAAATTCGCGGAACGATCAAAGCATTCGATAACTTTACGATTGTCATTGACAGCGATGGACGCCAGCAAATGGTGTACAAGCATGCCATTTCTACCTTCCAACCACAGCGCAATGTATCCCTGATGCAGGAGTCTGCGGGAGAGGTATAA